The window CGGAAGGTCGTGGTGGCGACGATGAAAAGCAGCACGATCACAAGAATGTCCACCATCGCCACGATGGGAATCACGGGCGAAGGACGGCGGCGGCGGCGGAGATTCACGGGCGGAGGTCAGTTCTCAGTTCGCTGGGCTCAGATCATGACTAGCGCGACATCGCACGCTTCACTTCGAAGTGACGGTGGAAGTCATGAATCGCGTGGCGCAGGATGAGTTCCATGCGTACGGAGATGGCATCCAGCTTGCGGCTGAAGTAGCCATGCGCAATCACGGTGGGAATCGCCACCAGCAGACCCGCGATGGTGCTGTGGAGCGCTTCCGCGATGCCCTTGGCCACCATGGCATTGTCACCCTCCGTACCCTGCCCGCCGAACGAGCCGAACACCGTCACAAGACCCACCACCGCGCCGAGCAAACCAAGCAGCGGTGACACGGTCACGATGACTTCAAGGATCGGAATGCCTTCCTCCAGACGGTGCATGATGCCACGCGCGGCGGTCTCACACGCTTCGTTGTTCTCCTCGCGCGTTTCATGCTTGCCGGAGATGGCGATGATGCCGAGCTGCGCAGCCACGCTGCCGTCCTCCTCCAGCATGTCCTGCAGAGGGGAGATGTCCCCGGTGGAGGCGTAGTTTTCGATCTTCTTGATCTCCTCCACGATCTTCGGCGGGAAGAGCATGCCATCCCGGAGCTGCAGCGCCTTGATGATGATGATGGTCACACTGGCAAGCGAGCAGAGACCGATGAGGATCATCACCTCGCCGCCTCCACGTACGAAGTTCCACACGGTGTCTATACCGCTGCTGACGGAGGCGAGAAGTTCAAGATCGGGCATGATTCAGATCGGTCGAGGCGGGTCGGACAGTTATGGATGAATGACAATGTTGTAGGTCATCTCCAGGC is drawn from Roseimicrobium gellanilyticum and contains these coding sequences:
- a CDS encoding MotA/TolQ/ExbB proton channel family protein translates to MPDLELLASVSSGIDTVWNFVRGGGEVMILIGLCSLASVTIIIIKALQLRDGMLFPPKIVEEIKKIENYASTGDISPLQDMLEEDGSVAAQLGIIAISGKHETREENNEACETAARGIMHRLEEGIPILEVIVTVSPLLGLLGAVVGLVTVFGSFGGQGTEGDNAMVAKGIAEALHSTIAGLLVAIPTVIAHGYFSRKLDAISVRMELILRHAIHDFHRHFEVKRAMSR